From a single Micromonospora carbonacea genomic region:
- a CDS encoding SDR family oxidoreductase: MRCLVTGATGYIGGRLAPLLLAEGHQVRCLARHAGRLRDVPWAERAEIAEGDLRKPETLPAAFADVDVAYYLVHSLGQAGFEAADREAAVAFADAARAAGVRRIVYLGGPEPKGDDGLPSAHLRSRAEVGRILLDSGVPTAVLRAAIIIGSGSASFEMLRHLTERLPAMVTPRWVRNRIQPIAVRDVLHYLVGCAALPPQVNRTFDIGGPDVLTFGDMMQRYARVAGLRRRLILPVRPLTPSLSSHWVGLITPVPNAIARPLVESLVHEAVAHEHDIAAYVPDPPGGLTGFDRAVELALARVRDAQVETRWSTASGPDAPAEPLPSDPKWSGGTAYTDVRERAVRAPADALWRVIEGVGGENGWYSFPLAWAVRGWLDRLAGGVGLRRGRRDPHRLRVGEALDFWRVEEIVPGELLRLRAEMRLPGRAWLEMRAEPTGDGTSRYVQRAVFLPRGLPGHAYWGAVFPFHAIVFGGMARNIARGAEALPSAADDPSRALRS; the protein is encoded by the coding sequence GTGAGATGCCTCGTCACCGGCGCGACCGGGTACATCGGCGGGCGGCTCGCGCCCCTGCTGCTCGCCGAGGGGCACCAGGTGCGCTGCCTGGCCCGGCACGCCGGTCGGCTGCGCGACGTGCCGTGGGCGGAGCGGGCCGAGATCGCCGAGGGCGACCTGCGCAAGCCGGAGACCCTGCCGGCCGCGTTCGCGGACGTGGACGTCGCCTACTACCTGGTGCACTCGCTCGGGCAGGCCGGCTTCGAGGCCGCCGACCGGGAGGCCGCGGTCGCCTTCGCCGACGCGGCGCGCGCCGCGGGCGTACGCCGGATCGTCTACCTCGGCGGCCCCGAGCCGAAGGGCGACGACGGCCTCCCGTCGGCGCACCTGCGGTCCCGGGCCGAGGTCGGCCGGATCCTGCTCGACAGCGGGGTGCCCACGGCGGTGCTCCGGGCGGCGATCATCATCGGGTCCGGCTCGGCGTCGTTCGAGATGCTGCGCCACCTCACCGAGCGGCTGCCCGCCATGGTCACGCCGCGCTGGGTGCGCAACCGGATCCAGCCGATCGCCGTGCGGGACGTGCTGCACTACCTGGTCGGCTGCGCCGCCCTGCCGCCGCAGGTCAACCGGACGTTCGACATCGGCGGCCCCGACGTGCTCACCTTCGGCGACATGATGCAGCGCTACGCCCGGGTGGCCGGGCTGCGCCGGCGGCTCATCCTGCCGGTCCGGCCGCTGACCCCGTCGCTGTCGTCGCACTGGGTCGGCCTGATCACCCCCGTGCCCAACGCGATCGCCCGGCCGCTGGTGGAGAGCCTGGTCCACGAGGCGGTCGCCCACGAGCACGACATCGCGGCGTACGTGCCGGACCCGCCCGGCGGGCTGACCGGCTTCGACCGGGCGGTCGAGCTGGCGCTCGCGCGGGTCCGCGACGCGCAGGTGGAGACCCGCTGGTCCACCGCCAGCGGGCCGGACGCCCCAGCCGAGCCGCTGCCCAGCGACCCGAAGTGGTCCGGCGGCACGGCGTACACGGACGTGCGGGAGCGGGCCGTGCGCGCCCCGGCCGACGCGCTGTGGCGGGTGATCGAGGGCGTCGGCGGCGAGAACGGGTGGTATTCGTTCCCGCTGGCCTGGGCGGTACGCGGCTGGCTGGACCGGCTGGCCGGCGGGGTGGGGCTGCGCCGGGGCCGGCGCGACCCGCACCGGCTGCGCGTCGGCGAGGCGCTGGACTTCTGGCGGGTCGAGGAGATCGTCCCGGGCGAACTGCTGCGGCTGCGCGCCGAGATGCGGCTGCCCGGCCGGGCCTGGCTGGAGATGCGCGCCGAGCCGACCGGGGACGGCACCAGCCGGTACGTCCAGCGCGCGGTCTTCCTGCCGAGGGGCCTGCCCGGGCACGCCTACTGGGGCGCGGTGTTCCCGTTCCACGCGATCGTCTTCGGCGGCATGGCGAGGAACATCGCCCGAGGCGCGGAAGCCCTCCCGTCGGCGGCCGACGACCCTTCGCGCGCCCTACGAAGCTGA
- a CDS encoding AtpZ/AtpI family protein has protein sequence MAGDQNPRPSGGPDDIPTGAGQGWTALSYLIGGMLVWGFIGWLVDQWLDTGGIATGIGVVLGMAGGIILVVRRLGTPT, from the coding sequence ATGGCTGGTGACCAAAACCCCCGACCCAGCGGCGGCCCGGACGACATTCCGACCGGTGCCGGCCAGGGTTGGACCGCGCTCTCGTACCTCATCGGGGGCATGCTCGTCTGGGGTTTCATCGGCTGGCTGGTCGACCAGTGGCTCGACACCGGCGGCATCGCCACCGGGATCGGCGTCGTGCTCGGCATGGCCGGGGGGATCATCCTGGTCGTCCGCCGACTCGGCACGCCTACTTAG
- the atpB gene encoding F0F1 ATP synthase subunit A — MFGQANVLAAGQAAFPPSVEDFYLPSILPWGAHDSYWFTKITAMVWIAVGVLIIFFLATYRKPQLVPTKKQWLAESIYGFVRNNIAVEMIGHAGVRFAPYFTTLFCFILLTNFFAIVPLFQISPNSHIAFPAFLAVISYVMFIWVGIRHHGFGKFVKNSLIPPAPWYILPLLIPIEFFSTFLVRPFSLAVRLFANMFAGHMLLLVFTLGGFAMLSANAWLAPVSVLSWVMTIALTFLEFLVICLQAYVFTVLTASYVQGALADEH; from the coding sequence GTGTTCGGACAGGCGAACGTCCTGGCAGCGGGCCAGGCGGCATTCCCACCCAGCGTGGAGGACTTCTACCTGCCCAGCATCCTGCCCTGGGGTGCGCACGACTCCTACTGGTTCACCAAGATCACGGCCATGGTCTGGATCGCCGTCGGCGTCCTGATCATCTTCTTCCTGGCGACCTACCGGAAGCCACAGCTGGTGCCGACGAAGAAGCAGTGGCTCGCCGAGTCCATCTACGGCTTCGTGCGCAACAACATCGCCGTCGAGATGATCGGGCACGCGGGGGTGCGGTTCGCGCCGTACTTCACGACGCTGTTCTGCTTCATCCTGCTGACCAACTTCTTCGCGATCGTGCCGCTGTTCCAGATCTCGCCGAACTCGCACATCGCCTTCCCGGCCTTCCTCGCCGTGATCAGCTACGTGATGTTCATCTGGGTGGGCATCCGGCACCACGGTTTCGGCAAGTTCGTCAAGAACTCCCTGATCCCGCCGGCACCGTGGTACATCCTGCCGCTGCTGATCCCGATCGAGTTCTTCTCGACCTTCCTGGTCCGGCCGTTCTCGCTGGCCGTCCGTCTCTTCGCGAACATGTTCGCCGGCCACATGCTCCTGCTGGTCTTCACGCTCGGCGGGTTCGCGATGCTCAGCGCCAACGCCTGGCTGGCCCCGGTCTCGGTGCTCTCGTGGGTGATGACCATCGCGCTCACCTTCCTCGAGTTCCTGGTCATCTGCCTGCAGGCATACGTCTTCACGGTGCTCACCGCCAGCTACGTGCAGGGCGCGCTCGCCGACGAGCACTGA
- a CDS encoding ATP synthase F0 subunit C: MDFIAAVEGSTAAIGYGLAAIGPGIGVGLVFAAYIQSTARQPESSRMTLPYVWIGFAVIEALALLGIAFGFIWQGQL, translated from the coding sequence ATGGACTTCATCGCCGCGGTAGAGGGCAGCACCGCCGCCATCGGCTACGGTCTCGCGGCCATCGGCCCGGGCATCGGTGTCGGCCTGGTCTTCGCCGCCTACATCCAGTCGACCGCCCGGCAGCCGGAGTCGTCCCGGATGACCCTGCCGTACGTCTGGATCGGCTTCGCCGTCATCGAGGCGCTCGCGCTGCTCGGCATCGCCTTCGGCTTCATCTGGCAGGGCCAGCTCTAA
- a CDS encoding F0F1 ATP synthase subunit B — translation MYLLAAEGGESTHNPIIPIWQEIVVGGIAFILLCIVLMKFVFPRMEQTFQARVDAIEGGIKRAEAAQAEANQLLEQYRAQLAEARTDAAKIRDDARADAEGIRQDILAKAREESDRIIAAGKEQLAAERATIVRELRTEVGTIAVDLASKIVGESLADEARRKGTVDRFLSDLESAGAR, via the coding sequence ATGTACCTGCTCGCCGCAGAGGGTGGTGAGTCGACGCACAACCCGATCATCCCGATCTGGCAGGAGATCGTGGTCGGTGGCATCGCCTTCATCCTGCTCTGCATCGTGCTGATGAAGTTCGTCTTCCCGCGCATGGAGCAGACGTTCCAGGCCCGGGTCGACGCGATCGAGGGTGGCATCAAGCGTGCCGAGGCCGCCCAGGCCGAGGCCAACCAGCTCCTTGAGCAATACCGTGCGCAGCTCGCCGAGGCGCGCACCGACGCCGCGAAGATCCGGGACGACGCCCGGGCCGACGCGGAGGGCATCCGGCAGGACATCCTCGCCAAGGCGCGGGAGGAGTCCGACCGCATCATCGCCGCCGGCAAGGAGCAGCTCGCCGCCGAGCGGGCCACCATCGTGCGCGAGCTGCGCACGGAGGTCGGCACGATCGCGGTCGACCTGGCCAGCAAGATCGTCGGTGAGTCGCTGGCCGACGAGGCCCGCCGCAAGGGCACCGTCGACCGCTTCCTCAGCGACCTCGAGAGCGCGGGGGCCCGCTGA
- a CDS encoding F0F1 ATP synthase subunit delta, translating to MQAASRESYQAATERLAAYARGAEPSAVAATADDLLAVAGLLRREPRLRRALSDPARPGADRAGLLGDMLRGKVGADALDLLTGLVSGRWSAPSELLDGVERLGVEALLASADAAGDLGEVEDELFRFGQVVAGQPALSAALSDPVGPAERRAELARELLAGKARPVTVRLVEVALNGFGGRSFTGSLTRLVELTADRRDRQVAYVTVAAPLSDEDERRLGARLSAMYGREVSVKQTVDPSVLGGVSVRVGSDLYDGTVLRRLNETRNALAKR from the coding sequence ATGCAGGCCGCCAGCCGGGAGTCGTACCAGGCCGCGACCGAGCGCCTGGCGGCGTACGCGCGGGGTGCGGAGCCGTCGGCGGTGGCCGCCACCGCCGACGACCTGCTCGCCGTCGCCGGCCTGCTGCGGCGCGAGCCGCGGCTGCGCCGGGCGCTGTCCGACCCGGCCCGGCCGGGCGCGGACCGCGCCGGGTTGCTGGGGGACATGCTCCGGGGCAAGGTCGGCGCGGACGCGCTCGACCTGCTCACCGGGCTGGTCTCCGGCCGGTGGTCGGCGCCGTCGGAGCTGCTCGACGGTGTCGAGCGTCTCGGCGTGGAGGCGCTGCTGGCCAGCGCCGACGCGGCCGGTGACCTGGGCGAGGTCGAGGACGAGCTGTTCCGCTTCGGTCAGGTGGTCGCCGGCCAGCCCGCGCTGTCGGCGGCGCTGTCCGACCCGGTCGGCCCGGCCGAGCGGCGGGCCGAGCTGGCCCGCGAGCTGCTCGCCGGCAAGGCCCGCCCGGTCACCGTCCGCCTCGTCGAGGTGGCGCTGAACGGGTTTGGCGGGCGCTCCTTCACCGGCTCGCTGACCCGGCTGGTCGAGCTGACCGCCGACCGGCGGGACCGGCAGGTCGCGTACGTGACCGTGGCGGCCCCGTTGAGCGACGAGGACGAGCGCCGGCTCGGTGCCCGCCTCTCCGCGATGTACGGTCGGGAGGTCTCCGTCAAGCAGACGGTCGACCCCTCGGTCCTCGGCGGCGTCAGCGTCCGGGTCGGGTCCGACCTGTACGACGGCACCGTCCTGCGCCGCCTCAACGAGACCCGCAACGCGCTCGCGAAGCGCTGA
- the atpA gene encoding F0F1 ATP synthase subunit alpha, whose translation MAELTISTEEIRGALERYVSSYSPDVSREEVGTVADTGDGIAHVEGLPSTMTNELLEFEDGTLGVALNLDVREIGVVVLGDSAKLEEGQRVKRTGRVLSVPVGDAFLGRVVNALGQPIDGLGDIANEGFRELELQAPNVMARQSVDEPLQTGIKAVDAMTPIGRGQRQLIIGDRKTGKTTVALDTILNQRDNWRSGDPKKQVRCIYVAIGQKASTIASIKGILEEAGAMEYTTIVASPASDPAGFKYLAPYTGSSIGQHWMYGGKHVLIVFDDLSKQAEAYRAVSLLLRRPPGREAYPGDVFYLHSRLLERCAKLSDELGGGSMTGLPIIETKANDISAFIPTNVISITDGQIFLETDLFNQGVRPAINVGTSVSRVGGAAQVKPMKKVAGSLRLNLAQFRELEAFAAFASDLDKASRAQLERGSRLVELLKQPNYSPFPVQEQVVSVWAGTEGKLDDIPVGEVRRFESEFLQYLRHKHEGTLAAIADNKWDDEVISSLDQAIVSFKQTFLGKEDEPRINEAPAAPLEGDVDRETVTRYRDNAEKQ comes from the coding sequence ATGGCCGAGCTGACCATCTCGACGGAGGAGATCCGCGGCGCCCTGGAGCGCTACGTCTCCTCCTACTCGCCCGACGTCTCCCGCGAGGAGGTCGGCACCGTCGCCGACACCGGCGACGGCATCGCCCACGTCGAGGGCCTGCCCTCGACCATGACCAACGAGCTCCTGGAGTTCGAGGACGGCACGCTCGGCGTGGCGCTGAATCTCGACGTCCGGGAGATCGGCGTCGTCGTTCTCGGTGACTCCGCCAAGCTCGAAGAGGGCCAGCGCGTCAAGCGCACCGGCCGGGTGCTCTCGGTGCCGGTCGGCGACGCCTTCCTCGGCCGCGTGGTCAACGCGCTCGGCCAGCCGATCGACGGCCTCGGTGACATCGCCAACGAGGGCTTCCGCGAGCTGGAGCTCCAGGCCCCGAACGTGATGGCCCGGCAGTCCGTGGACGAGCCGCTGCAGACCGGTATCAAGGCGGTCGACGCCATGACCCCGATCGGCCGGGGCCAGCGGCAGCTGATCATCGGCGACCGCAAGACCGGCAAGACCACGGTCGCCCTGGACACCATCCTCAACCAGCGGGACAACTGGCGCTCCGGCGACCCGAAGAAGCAGGTCCGCTGCATCTACGTCGCCATCGGCCAGAAGGCCTCCACGATCGCCTCGATCAAGGGCATCCTGGAGGAGGCGGGCGCGATGGAGTACACCACCATCGTGGCCTCCCCGGCGTCCGACCCGGCCGGCTTCAAGTACCTCGCGCCCTACACCGGCTCGTCCATCGGGCAGCACTGGATGTACGGCGGCAAGCACGTCCTCATCGTCTTCGACGACCTGAGCAAGCAGGCCGAGGCGTACCGCGCCGTGTCGTTGCTGCTGCGCCGCCCGCCGGGCCGCGAGGCGTACCCGGGTGACGTCTTCTACCTGCACTCCCGCCTGCTGGAGCGCTGCGCGAAGCTCTCCGACGAGCTGGGCGGCGGCTCGATGACCGGCCTGCCGATCATCGAGACGAAGGCCAACGACATCTCGGCCTTCATCCCGACCAACGTCATCTCCATCACCGACGGCCAGATCTTCCTGGAGACGGACCTGTTCAACCAGGGCGTCCGGCCGGCCATCAACGTCGGCACCTCGGTCTCCCGGGTCGGCGGCGCCGCCCAGGTGAAGCCGATGAAGAAGGTCGCCGGCTCGCTGCGGCTCAACCTCGCCCAGTTCCGTGAGCTGGAGGCGTTCGCCGCCTTCGCCTCCGACCTGGACAAGGCCTCCCGCGCCCAGCTGGAGCGCGGCTCCCGCCTGGTCGAGCTGCTCAAGCAGCCGAACTACTCGCCGTTCCCGGTGCAGGAGCAGGTCGTCTCCGTCTGGGCCGGCACCGAGGGCAAGCTCGACGACATCCCCGTCGGCGAGGTCCGCCGGTTCGAGTCCGAGTTCCTCCAGTACCTGCGGCACAAGCACGAGGGCACCCTCGCGGCGATCGCCGACAACAAGTGGGACGACGAGGTGATCTCCTCCCTCGACCAGGCCATCGTGAGCTTCAAGCAGACGTTCCTGGGCAAGGAGGACGAGCCCCGGATCAACGAGGCCCCGGCCGCCCCGCTGGAGGGCGACGTGGACCGCGAGACGGTGACCCGCTACCGCGACAACGCCGAGAAGCAGTAG
- a CDS encoding F0F1 ATP synthase subunit gamma, translated as MAAQVRVLRQRIRSAKGMKKITKAMELVATSRIAKAQARVEASLPYAQAITGVLTALASNARIDHPLLTPRERVRRAGVLLVTADRGLAGGYSSNAIKTAESLIARLRAEGKEPVLYVIGRKGVGFYRFRDRPIEANWTGFSEQPTFADAREVGETLIKAFTAGADDTDGSAGPDGVLGVDELHIVYTEFHSLMTQTPVTKVIGPMQVEDRPKSEGLLPAYEFEPEAEALLDALLPKYINTRIYAALLESAASESASRRRAMKSATDNAEEMIEKYTREMNSARQAGITQEISEIVGGANALAASGSEV; from the coding sequence ATGGCGGCCCAGGTACGCGTTCTTCGTCAACGGATCCGCTCGGCGAAGGGGATGAAGAAGATCACCAAGGCGATGGAGCTCGTGGCGACGAGCCGGATCGCCAAGGCCCAGGCCCGGGTGGAGGCGTCCCTGCCGTACGCCCAGGCCATCACCGGCGTGCTCACCGCGCTGGCGTCCAACGCCCGGATCGACCACCCGCTGCTCACCCCGCGCGAGCGGGTGCGGCGGGCGGGCGTCCTGCTGGTGACCGCCGACCGGGGCCTGGCCGGCGGTTACAGCTCCAACGCGATCAAGACGGCGGAGTCGCTGATCGCCCGGCTGCGCGCCGAGGGCAAGGAGCCCGTGCTCTACGTCATCGGGCGCAAGGGCGTCGGGTTCTACCGGTTCCGCGACCGGCCGATCGAGGCGAACTGGACGGGCTTCTCGGAGCAGCCGACGTTCGCCGACGCCCGCGAGGTCGGTGAGACGCTGATCAAGGCGTTCACCGCCGGCGCGGACGACACCGACGGCTCCGCCGGGCCGGACGGGGTGCTCGGGGTCGACGAGCTGCACATCGTCTACACCGAGTTCCACTCCCTGATGACCCAGACCCCGGTCACGAAGGTCATCGGCCCGATGCAGGTCGAGGACCGGCCCAAGTCCGAGGGCCTGCTCCCGGCGTACGAGTTCGAGCCGGAGGCGGAGGCGCTGCTCGACGCGCTCCTGCCGAAGTACATCAACACGCGGATCTACGCGGCGTTGCTGGAGTCGGCGGCGAGCGAGTCGGCGTCGCGTCGGCGGGCGATGAAGAGCGCCACCGACAACGCCGAAGAGATGATCGAGAAGTACACGCGTGAGATGAACTCGGCCCGCCAGGCCGGGATCACCCAGGAGATCAGCGAGATCGTCGGCGGCGCGAACGCGCTCGCCGCGTCGGGAAGTGAAGTGTGA
- the atpD gene encoding F0F1 ATP synthase subunit beta, protein MTAPVETKTATGRVVRVIGPVVDAEFPRDAMPPLFNALNVQVSLSGGEKTLTLEVAQHLGDNLIRAISMQPTDGLVRGAEVRDTGSPITVPVGDTVKGHVFNAIGECLNLTEGETLSPDDHWGIHRKAPAFADLEPKTEMLETGIKVIDLLAPYVKGGKIGLFGGAGVGKTVLIQEMITRVARNFGGTSVFAGVGERTREGNDLIAEMTESGVIDKTALVYGQMDEPPGTRLRVALSALTMAEYFRDVKKQEVLLFIDNIFRFTQAGSEVSTLLGRMPSAVGYQPTLADEMGELQERITSVRGQAITSLQAIYVPADDYTDPAPATTFAHLDATTNLERSISDKGIYPAVDPLASSSRILAPEFVGAEHFAVATEVKRILQKYKDLQDIIAILGIEELSEEDKITVQRARRIERFLSQNTYAAEQFTGVPGSTVPIAETIEAFKKISEGEYDHFPEQAFFMCGGLEDLERKAAELMKS, encoded by the coding sequence ATGACTGCCCCAGTAGAGACCAAGACGGCCACCGGTCGGGTGGTCCGGGTCATCGGCCCGGTCGTCGACGCCGAGTTCCCGCGCGACGCCATGCCGCCCCTGTTCAACGCCCTGAACGTCCAGGTGAGCCTCTCCGGCGGCGAGAAGACGCTGACCCTGGAGGTCGCCCAGCACCTGGGCGACAACCTGATCCGCGCCATCTCGATGCAGCCGACCGACGGCCTGGTGCGCGGCGCCGAGGTGCGCGACACCGGCTCGCCGATCACCGTGCCGGTGGGCGACACCGTCAAGGGCCACGTGTTCAACGCCATCGGCGAGTGCCTCAACCTCACCGAGGGCGAGACGCTCAGCCCCGACGACCACTGGGGCATCCACCGCAAGGCCCCGGCCTTCGCGGACCTGGAGCCGAAGACCGAGATGCTGGAGACCGGCATCAAGGTCATCGACCTGCTCGCCCCGTACGTCAAGGGCGGCAAGATCGGCCTGTTCGGCGGCGCGGGCGTGGGCAAGACGGTGCTCATCCAGGAGATGATCACCCGGGTGGCGCGGAACTTCGGTGGCACGTCGGTCTTCGCCGGCGTGGGTGAGCGCACCCGTGAGGGCAACGACCTCATCGCCGAGATGACCGAGTCCGGCGTCATCGACAAGACCGCGCTGGTCTACGGCCAGATGGACGAGCCGCCGGGCACCCGGCTGCGCGTCGCCCTGTCCGCGCTGACCATGGCGGAGTACTTCCGCGACGTGAAGAAGCAGGAGGTGCTGCTCTTCATCGACAACATCTTCCGCTTCACCCAGGCCGGTTCCGAGGTGTCCACCCTGCTCGGCCGGATGCCGAGCGCCGTGGGTTACCAACCGACCCTGGCCGACGAGATGGGCGAGCTCCAGGAGCGGATCACCTCCGTCCGGGGCCAGGCCATCACCTCGCTCCAGGCGATCTACGTGCCGGCGGACGACTACACCGACCCCGCCCCGGCCACCACGTTCGCCCACCTCGACGCGACCACCAACCTGGAGCGGTCGATCTCCGACAAGGGCATCTACCCGGCCGTGGACCCGCTGGCGTCCTCGTCCCGGATCCTCGCCCCGGAGTTCGTCGGCGCCGAGCACTTCGCGGTGGCCACCGAGGTCAAGCGGATCCTGCAGAAGTACAAGGACCTGCAGGACATCATCGCCATCCTCGGCATCGAGGAGCTCTCCGAGGAAGACAAGATCACCGTGCAGCGCGCGCGGCGCATCGAGCGCTTCCTGTCGCAGAACACCTACGCCGCTGAGCAGTTCACCGGCGTGCCGGGCTCGACGGTCCCGATCGCCGAGACCATCGAGGCGTTCAAGAAGATCAGCGAGGGTGAGTACGACCACTTCCCCGAGCAGGCCTTCTTCATGTGCGGTGGCCTGGAGGACCTGGAGCGCAAGGCCGCGGAGCTGATGAAGAGCTAG
- a CDS encoding LCP family protein, with amino-acid sequence MLVGKGGRKKPSAWSRVPRWARVCTIFGSVLMLLSGAVLVGYEALMARYEGAVGKGDLFGDQAAGAQERKSDIKGPLNILLVGIDPRDAKTPPLADSIMVLHIPSELDRAYLFSLPRDLRVEIPRFSKADFNGGTDKLNAAMSYGSRVPGQNPDAARGFELLAKTVQQVTGIDRFDAGAIINFTGFQKIVDAMGGVDMYIEREVRSEHREPSGVHRKGNPNGEGYIGPQAVYKKGNQHLSGWQALDYVRQRYPKNGVPDADYGRQRHQQQFIKAMVDQAFSADVVTNPIKLDKVIRAAGQSLIFNGRGNSVVDFAIALKDIRSNNVELIKLPGENIGTGSAYRGERLRPEAEDFFTALEKEQLDAFLLEHPDFRNKTK; translated from the coding sequence ATGCTCGTGGGTAAGGGCGGCAGGAAGAAACCGTCGGCGTGGTCCCGGGTGCCCCGCTGGGCGCGGGTGTGCACGATCTTCGGTTCCGTGCTCATGCTGCTCAGCGGCGCGGTGCTGGTCGGCTACGAGGCGCTGATGGCCCGCTACGAGGGCGCGGTGGGCAAGGGCGACCTGTTCGGCGACCAGGCCGCCGGCGCCCAGGAGCGCAAGAGCGACATCAAGGGCCCGCTCAACATCCTGCTGGTCGGCATCGACCCGCGCGACGCGAAGACCCCGCCGCTGGCCGACTCGATCATGGTCCTGCACATCCCGAGCGAGTTGGACCGGGCCTACCTCTTCTCGCTGCCCCGGGACCTGCGGGTCGAGATCCCGAGGTTCAGCAAGGCGGACTTCAACGGCGGCACCGACAAGCTCAACGCCGCCATGTCGTACGGCAGCCGGGTGCCGGGGCAGAATCCCGACGCGGCCCGGGGCTTCGAGCTGCTGGCCAAGACCGTGCAGCAGGTGACCGGCATCGACCGCTTCGACGCGGGTGCGATCATCAACTTCACCGGCTTCCAGAAGATCGTCGACGCGATGGGCGGCGTCGACATGTACATCGAGCGCGAGGTGCGCTCCGAGCACCGCGAGCCGAGCGGCGTGCACCGCAAGGGCAACCCGAACGGCGAGGGCTACATCGGCCCGCAGGCGGTCTACAAGAAGGGCAACCAGCACCTCAGCGGCTGGCAGGCGCTGGACTACGTCCGGCAGCGGTACCCGAAGAACGGCGTCCCCGACGCCGACTACGGCCGGCAGCGGCACCAGCAGCAGTTCATCAAGGCGATGGTCGACCAGGCGTTCAGCGCCGACGTGGTGACCAACCCGATCAAGCTGGACAAGGTGATCCGGGCCGCCGGGCAGTCGCTGATCTTCAACGGCCGGGGCAACAGCGTGGTCGACTTCGCGATCGCGCTCAAGGACATCCGCTCGAACAACGTCGAGCTGATCAAGCTGCCGGGGGAGAACATCGGCACCGGGTCGGCGTACCGGGGGGAGCGGCTGCGGCCCGAGGCGGAGGACTTCTTCACCGCCCTGGAGAAGGAACAGCTCGACGCCTTCCTGCTGGAGCACCCGGACTTCCGGAACAAGACGAAGTAG
- a CDS encoding F0F1 ATP synthase subunit epsilon: MAQQLHVELVAVEEKVWSGEAEMVVARTTEGELGVLPGHAPLLGQLAEPGQVRIKLSGGEQVSYEVAGGFLSVSREGVTVLAESATPVTAAQSR, encoded by the coding sequence GTGGCACAGCAGCTTCACGTCGAGCTCGTAGCCGTCGAGGAGAAGGTCTGGTCCGGCGAGGCCGAGATGGTCGTCGCCCGCACGACCGAGGGTGAGCTGGGTGTGCTGCCGGGGCACGCGCCCCTGCTGGGGCAGCTCGCCGAGCCCGGTCAGGTCCGCATCAAGCTTTCCGGCGGCGAGCAGGTCTCGTACGAGGTGGCCGGTGGCTTCCTCTCGGTGAGCCGCGAGGGCGTCACCGTGCTGGCCGAGAGCGCCACCCCGGTCACCGCCGCGCAGAGCCGCTGA
- a CDS encoding DUF2550 domain-containing protein, whose protein sequence is MEIVEGIGIGVAAVLVALFVLFLRRALVTRSGGIIRLSVRVTTVLDGRGWSPGFGRFAGDELRWYRMFSLALRPKRVLSRKTLVVERRRLPEGQERLSMPADWVILRCASRHVPVEIAMARSTVTGFLSWLEAAPPGAASPRLAPQDWPAA, encoded by the coding sequence ATGGAGATCGTGGAAGGGATCGGAATCGGCGTCGCCGCGGTGCTCGTGGCCCTGTTCGTCCTCTTCCTCCGGCGCGCGCTGGTCACCCGCAGCGGTGGGATCATCCGGCTCAGCGTCCGGGTGACCACCGTGCTCGACGGGCGGGGCTGGTCGCCGGGTTTCGGCCGGTTCGCCGGTGACGAACTCCGGTGGTACCGGATGTTCAGTCTCGCCCTGCGCCCCAAGCGGGTGCTCTCCCGCAAGACGCTGGTCGTGGAGCGCCGCCGGCTGCCCGAGGGGCAGGAACGCCTCTCCATGCCCGCCGACTGGGTGATCCTGCGCTGTGCCAGTCGCCACGTGCCGGTGGAGATCGCCATGGCCCGCTCCACCGTCACGGGCTTCCTGTCCTGGCTAGAGGCCGCCCCGCCCGGGGCGGCCTCGCCGCGTCTGGCCCCCCAGGACTGGCCCGCCGCCTAA
- a CDS encoding cob(I)yrinic acid a,c-diamide adenosyltransferase → MAVHLTRIYTKAGDAGMTRLSNNEQVPKTDPRIAAYADVDECNAAIGVALALGQLDDELRTVLGSIQNDMFDVGADLSTPVEPDPKYPPLRVTEEYVERLEGWCDEFNARLGKLDSFILPGGTAGAALLHVARTIARRAERAAWALVAHDPDRTSTLPAKYLNRLSDLLFILSRTANPAGDVLWVPGGQR, encoded by the coding sequence ATGGCCGTCCACCTCACGCGCATCTACACCAAGGCCGGCGACGCCGGCATGACCAGGCTGAGCAACAACGAGCAGGTGCCCAAGACCGATCCGCGGATCGCCGCGTACGCGGACGTGGACGAGTGCAACGCCGCGATCGGGGTCGCGCTCGCCCTCGGCCAGCTCGACGACGAGTTGCGGACGGTGCTCGGGTCGATCCAGAACGACATGTTCGACGTGGGCGCCGACCTGTCCACGCCGGTGGAGCCGGATCCGAAGTATCCGCCGCTGCGGGTCACCGAGGAGTACGTGGAGCGGCTCGAAGGATGGTGCGACGAGTTCAACGCACGCCTGGGCAAGCTCGACTCCTTCATCCTCCCCGGCGGCACCGCGGGAGCGGCGCTGCTGCACGTGGCACGGACGATCGCCCGGCGGGCCGAGCGGGCGGCGTGGGCACTGGTCGCGCACGACCCCGACCGGACCAGCACCCTCCCGGCAAAGTATCTCAACCGGCTCTCCGATCTGCTCTTCATCCTGTCAAGAACGGCGAATCCGGCGGGCGACGTGCTATGGGTCCCGGGCGGCCAACGCTGA